The following proteins are encoded in a genomic region of Paenibacillus sp. FSL R7-0273:
- a CDS encoding VWA domain-containing protein → MQLLKGQKADVTKGRSLNELILSFGWSAGNAQMGIDAAAFLLSEQGRCERDEDFIFYGNPVSQDGAVTHAAAGNGDKESITVSMSRLSPKAARIALTLTIYEGERLNHRMKDVSGLYLRLLDRQSGEELHRFEYGSDLAQETAIVVGELYRHNGEWKFSAVGSGFNGGLAALCVNYGLEVEASGSAEVAAAAETAVKGTEDTKAVPEEALQPPVLSKIDLRKKIVQFTLEKKQLTGVTARVGIVLDISGSMRNLYARGVVQEVVERILAVASKFDDNGVLDVWVYDNEFSRMDSVTERDFGDYVKREILNNRSIHKFGFNNEPPVMEDVIRKYTKEEKKDKTPVFIIFINDGGVVRATKKVIKNAAVQPIFWQFVGIGNSDFEVLEGLDNMTGRVVDNADFVHLDRIEEVTDEELYDRLLNEFPHWLKAAKEKRILQP, encoded by the coding sequence ATGCAGCTGTTAAAAGGTCAGAAAGCGGATGTGACAAAGGGCAGGAGCCTGAACGAGCTTATATTATCTTTTGGATGGTCAGCGGGGAATGCACAGATGGGCATTGATGCTGCTGCATTTTTGCTGTCGGAGCAGGGGCGGTGTGAGCGTGACGAGGATTTTATTTTTTATGGAAACCCGGTATCACAGGACGGTGCGGTTACACATGCGGCTGCAGGGAATGGAGATAAGGAGAGCATAACTGTCTCGATGTCCCGGCTTTCGCCAAAGGCTGCCAGGATTGCTCTGACACTGACTATCTACGAAGGTGAGCGGCTGAACCACCGGATGAAGGATGTATCGGGTCTATATCTCAGGCTGCTGGACCGGCAGAGCGGCGAGGAGCTGCACCGTTTTGAGTATGGCTCTGATTTAGCGCAGGAAACGGCGATAGTAGTAGGCGAGCTATACCGGCATAATGGGGAATGGAAATTCAGCGCTGTCGGCAGCGGGTTTAATGGCGGGCTTGCGGCATTATGTGTGAATTACGGGCTGGAAGTTGAGGCTTCCGGGTCCGCAGAGGTCGCGGCTGCAGCGGAAACGGCTGTTAAGGGGACTGAAGATACGAAGGCGGTACCGGAGGAAGCATTACAACCTCCTGTCCTATCCAAAATCGACCTGCGCAAAAAAATCGTCCAGTTCACCCTAGAAAAGAAGCAGTTGACCGGCGTAACGGCCAGAGTGGGAATTGTACTGGATATCAGCGGCTCCATGAGAAATCTGTATGCAAGAGGCGTGGTGCAGGAAGTGGTTGAGCGGATTCTCGCAGTGGCCAGCAAATTTGATGACAACGGTGTGCTGGATGTCTGGGTGTATGATAACGAGTTCAGCAGGATGGATTCTGTTACGGAGCGGGATTTCGGCGATTACGTTAAACGGGAAATCCTGAACAACCGGTCTATTCATAAGTTTGGGTTTAATAATGAGCCTCCGGTCATGGAGGACGTGATCCGCAAATATACGAAGGAAGAGAAAAAGGATAAAACTCCGGTCTTTATTATTTTTATCAATGACGGAGGCGTCGTGAGGGCTACGAAAAAAGTCATTAAGAATGCAGCCGTCCAGCCGATTTTCTGGCAGTTTGTAGGAATCGGAAACTCCGATTTCGAAGTGCTGGAGGGGCTGGATAACATGACCGGCAGGGTCGTGGATAATGCGGATTTTGTGCATCTGGACCGGATTGAGGAGGTTACGGATGAGGAGCTGTACGACCGGCTGCTGAATGAATTCCCGCACTGGCTTAAGGCGGCGAAAGAGAAACGGATATTACAACCGTAA
- a CDS encoding adenine deaminase — translation MSFKRKPLADCVPELVATARGDQKASLVITGGKLVNVVSGEILEGMSVAVQGGRIAYVGKDVSHTIGEHTQIIDAAGKYIAPGLLDGHCHIESTQLTVTEFARAVLPLGTTGGFFDAHEIANVFGLKGIKLMLDEMRGTPLAAYMQVASCVPSAGAEFETTGASLGPAEVAEAFTWGEDVIALGEVMNFPGVVYGDDKMLGEIQATLRAGRYVDGHFTWPSSDWRLPVYAAAGVTGDHECVTAEDVIERVRLGMYAKMRRGSAWHDVAKTITAHTEHGLDSRRMMLVTDDRSSESLRDEGHMDFVVRHAISQGVKPVTAFQMATINTAERFGVARDIGSITPGSCADIILLDGNLADVHVVTTIAAGVVVAENGIMTAELPVYTYPEEVRASVHLQQLPVPEDFVIQAPAESGMLATRVIKVIENHVETEELIIQLPVENGVLQVGSGLCKIAVFERHKGTGNKSVGVVEGIGFHEPAAIAMTVAHDSHNVLVIGNSDVLMAKAAAAVAEAQGGVAVITETGTTLFPLAIAGLMSAEPFEVAAAQSAAISTALYDAGCTLNYAFMTLSLLALAVIPTLRISDKGLVRISPEDGIQLVPLFC, via the coding sequence ATGTCATTCAAAAGAAAGCCTTTGGCGGATTGTGTGCCTGAGCTGGTGGCTACGGCCCGCGGTGATCAGAAGGCATCCCTGGTTATAACGGGAGGGAAGCTGGTCAATGTGGTTTCCGGAGAAATACTGGAGGGAATGTCTGTTGCGGTGCAGGGGGGACGCATCGCTTATGTGGGCAAGGATGTTTCGCATACCATTGGTGAGCATACACAGATTATTGATGCAGCCGGTAAATATATCGCACCGGGATTGCTTGACGGCCACTGCCATATCGAGAGCACACAGCTTACGGTGACGGAATTTGCCCGGGCGGTGCTGCCGCTGGGGACGACGGGCGGATTTTTTGATGCCCATGAAATTGCCAATGTATTCGGGCTGAAGGGCATTAAGCTGATGCTGGATGAAATGCGCGGAACGCCGCTGGCAGCCTATATGCAGGTAGCCTCCTGCGTACCGTCAGCGGGTGCAGAATTCGAAACCACCGGGGCCTCGCTGGGACCGGCAGAGGTAGCGGAGGCTTTTACCTGGGGCGAGGATGTAATTGCTCTTGGCGAGGTGATGAACTTCCCGGGCGTTGTGTACGGTGATGACAAAATGCTCGGTGAAATCCAGGCGACGCTGCGTGCCGGACGGTATGTTGACGGGCATTTCACCTGGCCTTCCAGTGACTGGAGGCTTCCGGTCTATGCCGCCGCAGGTGTTACGGGTGATCATGAATGTGTAACGGCAGAGGATGTCATTGAACGTGTACGTCTGGGGATGTACGCCAAAATGCGCCGCGGCTCCGCCTGGCATGATGTTGCCAAGACAATCACCGCGCATACAGAGCACGGGCTGGACTCCCGCCGGATGATGCTGGTTACCGATGACCGGAGCTCGGAATCACTGCGTGATGAAGGGCATATGGATTTTGTGGTGCGCCATGCAATTTCCCAGGGCGTAAAGCCGGTGACCGCCTTCCAGATGGCAACGATTAATACCGCTGAACGCTTCGGAGTGGCCCGTGACATCGGTTCGATTACACCGGGCTCCTGTGCCGATATTATTTTGCTCGACGGCAATCTGGCCGATGTACATGTGGTGACGACTATTGCTGCCGGTGTGGTAGTGGCTGAAAACGGGATTATGACGGCTGAGCTTCCTGTCTATACCTATCCTGAGGAAGTGCGTGCCTCTGTACATCTGCAGCAGCTGCCGGTGCCGGAGGATTTCGTCATTCAGGCTCCGGCCGAGTCGGGTATGCTTGCTACCCGTGTAATCAAGGTTATCGAGAACCACGTAGAGACGGAGGAGCTGATCATCCAGCTGCCGGTGGAGAACGGGGTGCTGCAGGTCGGCAGCGGCCTCTGCAAAATCGCCGTATTCGAGCGGCACAAGGGAACCGGCAACAAATCGGTAGGCGTAGTAGAAGGGATCGGCTTCCATGAGCCTGCGGCGATTGCGATGACGGTAGCCCATGACAGCCATAACGTGCTGGTGATCGGAAATAGCGATGTCCTGATGGCAAAAGCGGCAGCAGCCGTAGCTGAAGCCCAAGGCGGCGTAGCGGTCATTACGGAGACGGGAACCACGCTATTCCCGCTGGCCATTGCCGGACTGATGTCGGCAGAGCCGTTCGAAGTGGCAGCTGCCCAGTCAGCGGCGATCAGCACAGCGCTGTATGATGCAGGCTGCACGCTTAATTACGCTTTTATGACACTGTCCCTGCTGGCGCTTGCCGTTATCCCGACCCTGCGGATTTCCGACAAGGGGCTGGTGCGGATCTCACCGGAAGACGGTATCCAGCTGGTGCCGTTATTCTGCTGA
- the hemH gene encoding ferrochelatase, with amino-acid sequence MDQPLIGVILAQIGTPDAPNAKAVRPYLRRFLSDRRIIDYHPMLWQPLLRGIILRVRPRKSAALYSAIWQKDGSPLLLHSLAQQNGLQAQLGEHYRVGLALAYSQPGMEQAMASLEADGVQRIIVVPLFPQYSSTTTASVYDAACFAALGRKSASGPVTKRFVPALRFIDTYYAAPGYISAMKQHLLRQLEPMTDKPDFTVLSFHGIPRRYAETGDPYPEQCHTTARLLAEAMGWEPESWQISFQSRFGREEWVGPSTEEVLKSLAGRGIRRPMIFSPGLVTDCLETLHELAVEGREFFASGGGAAEDFLAVPCLNDSEEWLDFLAGLVQENARGWLPAAEPGIGC; translated from the coding sequence ATGGACCAGCCGCTTATCGGGGTCATTCTCGCCCAAATCGGAACACCTGATGCGCCAAACGCTAAGGCTGTACGCCCTTATCTGCGCAGATTCCTCTCAGACCGCCGGATCATTGATTATCATCCCATGCTCTGGCAGCCCCTGCTGCGTGGCATTATTCTGCGCGTGCGGCCGCGTAAATCCGCAGCGCTCTACAGCGCTATCTGGCAGAAGGACGGCTCACCTCTGCTTCTGCATTCACTGGCCCAGCAGAACGGTCTGCAGGCACAGCTCGGAGAGCATTACCGGGTCGGGCTTGCGCTCGCCTACAGCCAGCCGGGTATGGAACAGGCCATGGCCTCACTCGAGGCTGACGGCGTTCAGCGAATCATTGTCGTTCCTTTATTCCCGCAATACTCATCGACCACGACTGCCTCTGTCTACGACGCCGCCTGCTTCGCCGCTCTCGGAAGAAAAAGCGCCTCAGGCCCGGTAACGAAACGCTTCGTACCCGCCCTGCGGTTTATAGATACTTACTATGCTGCACCCGGATATATTTCAGCTATGAAGCAGCATCTGCTCCGCCAGCTGGAGCCAATGACAGACAAGCCTGATTTCACCGTACTCTCCTTTCACGGCATACCCCGCAGATATGCGGAGACAGGCGATCCTTATCCTGAGCAGTGCCATACAACCGCCCGGCTGCTGGCAGAGGCAATGGGATGGGAGCCGGAAAGCTGGCAGATCAGCTTCCAGTCACGGTTTGGCCGGGAGGAATGGGTAGGTCCCTCTACTGAGGAAGTGCTGAAAAGCCTGGCCGGACGGGGAATCCGCAGGCCGATGATTTTTTCACCGGGCCTGGTGACTGACTGTCTGGAGACACTGCATGAGCTGGCCGTGGAGGGGCGTGAATTCTTCGCTTCAGGCGGAGGGGCTGCAGAGGATTTCCTTGCTGTCCCTTGCCTTAATGACAGTGAAGAATGGCTGGATTTCCTGGCCGGTCTGGTTCAGGAGAACGCCCGGGGCTGGCTGCCGGCTGCGGAGCCGGGAATCGGCTGCTGA
- a CDS encoding 3'-5' exonuclease: MNFTAIDFETANSSRSSACSLGLVQVRDGIITAEHVWLIDPRQRFDGMNIAIHGITPSIVQGQPTFEELWSTVEPLLQDEIVVAHNAAFDMSVLRYCLDASGNRYPDFQYLCTYLLGKKMLDELPSHKLNVISQHFGISLKHHDALDDARAAALILLKLMEQDQKFEPLLLADNQGYTAGKMFAGGYTPFKSPPKKTPRKKQPVKPPALPPSAPSFKPYF; encoded by the coding sequence ATGAATTTTACTGCAATAGACTTTGAGACCGCAAACTCCAGCCGCTCCAGCGCCTGCTCCCTGGGACTTGTCCAGGTTAGAGACGGTATAATAACGGCCGAGCATGTGTGGCTGATTGATCCGCGCCAGCGGTTTGACGGCATGAACATTGCAATCCACGGCATCACTCCCTCCATAGTCCAGGGACAGCCTACCTTTGAGGAGCTTTGGAGCACGGTGGAGCCGCTGCTGCAGGATGAGATCGTCGTGGCCCATAATGCCGCCTTCGATATGAGCGTACTGCGATACTGTCTGGATGCTTCGGGGAACCGCTACCCTGATTTTCAATATTTGTGCACGTATTTACTCGGCAAAAAAATGCTCGATGAGCTGCCCTCCCATAAACTGAATGTCATCTCCCAGCATTTCGGCATCAGCCTGAAGCACCACGATGCGCTGGATGACGCCCGTGCCGCAGCGCTGATTCTGCTGAAGCTGATGGAGCAGGACCAGAAGTTCGAGCCGCTGCTGCTGGCAGACAATCAGGGCTACACCGCCGGAAAAATGTTTGCAGGCGGCTACACCCCCTTCAAATCGCCGCCCAAAAAAACACCGCGAAAAAAGCAGCCAGTTAAGCCACCTGCTTTGCCGCCATCTGCCCCTTCTTTCAAGCCTTACTTTTGA
- a CDS encoding FMN-binding protein, translating into MKKLFSMTISAALLLAPFAYTINAPALKLTVDAVSAASEEAATPAATAKPAAKPTPKATAKPAAKPTPKATAKPAATPKATAKPAATVKPAATVKPAATVKPAATVKPAATAKATAKPAATAKPVTVKENVYTDGVYVAYGNAYSKGTEGAKVTIKDGKVADLELYRTSPKLIDRNVRDNYSGIWPAYGLMKDRLVGKTRDGAAAVDAVSGATRTSNGWKLSVDRAFERALEVKPADATYFAGDHMGIDPEGKYAVFASYDENSLTAVKLYPLTAAGDFVDEKAYTAEQTAAIAAITPALLAKGSSAQAVPGFEVQSRAAINAFWDAEQNAVIDNTSAYIDGFYSSYGTARSVGVEKADIVIRNGKLVDVKLYRLGNNLIDRGATAYAEVVKANAPMTAKLLANGSYIANYDEKVDGISGATESSHGWNQAVERAFEKALKVPTEGQYFDGKFAGVDNQSKIMLLVDIEADEVTGLTLSLFGTDGKVIADAKLTAEQKTLVDQLKAGLLEKGTALADVTGQEALSAAARAALADALTNASKEQGEYKDGTFTAFGDAYDKGTNKAEVTLRNGKIVNVVLSRVGMNMVDLGKAAYAEVQKAIPQLTASFLAAGTREGVQQVDAVSGATSSSVALKAAVDRAYGKAEVAEADKAAFFNGIFIGASTDKSVNVMVTVKHNVPVAMLVYYLDINGKVVIPQSLSAAQLAVKSEIESTSTGNSLHKYGYKAAAFGANDDEKAISAKAVEAIKAALEAAGK; encoded by the coding sequence TTGAAAAAACTATTTTCGATGACAATCAGCGCAGCACTGCTGCTCGCACCATTCGCTTACACTATTAACGCACCGGCTCTGAAGCTGACTGTGGATGCCGTATCGGCTGCATCTGAGGAAGCGGCAACACCGGCAGCTACAGCCAAACCGGCTGCTAAGCCAACACCAAAGGCTACAGCTAAACCAGCTGCCAAGCCAACACCAAAAGCTACCGCAAAGCCTGCGGCTACACCGAAAGCCACCGCTAAACCGGCAGCAACCGTGAAACCGGCAGCAACCGTGAAACCGGCAGCAACCGTGAAGCCAGCAGCAACTGTGAAGCCAGCAGCAACGGCTAAAGCGACTGCAAAGCCTGCAGCAACCGCTAAACCTGTAACTGTTAAAGAAAACGTATATACAGACGGAGTATATGTTGCTTACGGCAATGCCTACTCCAAAGGCACTGAAGGCGCCAAGGTTACGATCAAGGACGGAAAGGTTGCTGATCTGGAGCTGTACAGAACCAGTCCAAAGCTGATCGACCGCAATGTCCGTGATAATTACAGCGGCATTTGGCCAGCTTACGGTCTGATGAAGGACCGTCTGGTTGGCAAAACCAGAGACGGTGCAGCAGCAGTGGATGCCGTATCCGGTGCAACCCGCACCAGCAATGGCTGGAAGCTGTCCGTTGACAGAGCGTTTGAAAGAGCGCTTGAAGTGAAGCCTGCGGATGCCACTTATTTTGCAGGGGACCACATGGGTATCGACCCTGAAGGCAAATACGCAGTATTTGCAAGCTATGATGAGAACAGCCTTACTGCCGTTAAGCTCTACCCGCTGACTGCTGCAGGTGATTTTGTAGACGAAAAAGCCTACACTGCAGAGCAGACTGCGGCAATTGCGGCAATTACGCCTGCACTGCTGGCTAAAGGCTCCTCCGCACAGGCGGTACCAGGCTTTGAAGTGCAGTCCAGAGCTGCAATCAATGCATTCTGGGATGCTGAGCAGAACGCTGTTATCGACAATACCTCCGCTTATATTGACGGATTCTACTCCTCCTACGGCACTGCAAGAAGCGTGGGTGTGGAGAAGGCTGACATCGTAATCCGTAACGGCAAGCTGGTGGATGTCAAGCTGTACAGACTTGGCAACAACCTGATTGACAGAGGCGCAACCGCCTATGCAGAAGTGGTAAAAGCAAATGCTCCTATGACAGCTAAATTGCTGGCAAACGGATCTTACATTGCCAATTACGATGAGAAGGTTGACGGCATTTCCGGTGCTACCGAGAGCAGCCACGGCTGGAACCAGGCTGTTGAAAGAGCATTTGAAAAAGCGCTGAAGGTTCCGACTGAAGGACAGTATTTCGACGGTAAATTTGCAGGCGTGGATAACCAGTCCAAAATCATGCTGCTGGTTGATATTGAAGCTGATGAAGTGACCGGTCTGACACTGAGCCTGTTTGGTACAGACGGCAAAGTAATTGCTGATGCCAAGCTGACTGCAGAACAGAAGACACTGGTTGATCAGCTGAAGGCAGGCCTGCTCGAAAAAGGCACAGCACTTGCCGACGTTACAGGCCAGGAAGCACTGTCCGCAGCAGCAAGAGCAGCACTGGCTGACGCTCTTACTAATGCATCTAAGGAGCAAGGCGAGTACAAAGACGGCACATTCACCGCATTTGGTGACGCTTATGATAAAGGCACGAACAAAGCTGAAGTTACCCTGCGTAACGGCAAAATCGTAAATGTTGTATTGTCCCGTGTGGGCATGAACATGGTAGACCTGGGCAAGGCAGCTTACGCTGAAGTGCAAAAGGCAATCCCGCAGCTGACAGCAAGCTTCCTGGCTGCCGGCACAAGAGAAGGTGTACAGCAGGTTGACGCTGTATCCGGCGCAACAAGCAGCAGCGTTGCCCTGAAAGCTGCAGTAGACAGAGCTTACGGTAAAGCTGAAGTTGCAGAGGCTGACAAAGCCGCATTCTTCAACGGTATTTTCATTGGTGCAAGCACTGATAAATCCGTAAACGTTATGGTTACTGTGAAGCACAATGTTCCTGTAGCAATGCTTGTCTACTATCTGGACATTAATGGTAAAGTAGTGATTCCGCAGTCTCTGTCCGCCGCTCAGCTTGCGGTGAAGAGTGAAATTGAGTCCACTTCGACCGGCAACAGTCTGCACAAGTACGGCTACAAAGCAGCGGCATTCGGCGCTAACGATGATGAAAAAGCCATTTCTGCCAAAGCGGTAGAGGCTATCAAAGCCGCTCTGGAAGCAGCAGGCAAGTAA
- a CDS encoding 3'-5' exoribonuclease YhaM family protein: protein MTLIKQLSPQDEFTGFYLLRELAIKQTNGTPPKDYFDIVLGDSSGQISAKYWDASTADKETFFPMALVKVRGIAHTYREKLQVKVTKMRLAEESDGVSLTEFIRSAPIRPVDLLHTIKGAMSSIRDAEIAAIVAFCVGKVEEKLMHYPAAKTHHHAYYAGLAYHMVRMLEIGDFLCKQRPFLNPDLMRAGIILHDIAKPEEMISSFGIVSDYSVQGKLIGHISMASNWITEAAIRTGIELESEKVLALQHLVLSHHNLGEWGSPVQPQTAEAVALHHIDAMDAKLQMVEDALDTTPETEEWTPFIRGLENKAVYRLKL from the coding sequence ATGACACTTATCAAACAGCTATCTCCACAGGATGAATTTACCGGATTTTATCTGCTTAGAGAGCTGGCAATCAAACAAACGAACGGTACTCCTCCAAAGGATTATTTCGATATTGTGCTGGGCGATTCCAGCGGTCAGATATCCGCCAAGTACTGGGATGCCAGTACTGCGGATAAGGAGACCTTTTTTCCGATGGCGCTGGTGAAGGTCCGCGGGATTGCCCACACCTACCGCGAAAAGCTGCAGGTGAAGGTTACCAAAATGCGGCTGGCAGAGGAATCGGACGGCGTGTCCCTGACCGAGTTCATCCGTTCGGCCCCGATCCGTCCGGTGGATCTGCTGCATACGATCAAAGGGGCGATGTCCAGTATCCGTGATGCGGAAATTGCTGCAATTGTTGCCTTTTGTGTAGGGAAGGTTGAGGAAAAGCTGATGCACTATCCGGCGGCCAAAACGCATCATCATGCCTACTATGCCGGGCTGGCTTATCATATGGTACGGATGCTGGAAATCGGTGATTTCCTGTGCAAGCAGCGTCCGTTCCTGAATCCTGACCTAATGCGGGCAGGGATCATTCTGCATGATATCGCCAAGCCGGAGGAAATGATCTCCAGCTTCGGTATCGTCTCAGACTACAGTGTGCAGGGCAAGCTGATCGGCCATATTTCGATGGCATCCAACTGGATTACCGAGGCGGCGATCCGCACAGGCATCGAGCTGGAGTCGGAAAAGGTGCTCGCGCTGCAGCATCTCGTTCTGTCCCATCACAATCTGGGTGAGTGGGGCAGTCCGGTACAGCCGCAGACGGCCGAAGCGGTCGCATTGCATCATATTGATGCAATGGATGCCAAGCTGCAGATGGTAGAGGATGCGCTCGATACAACGCCGGAAACCGAGGAATGGACACCGTTTATCCGGGGACTGGAAAATAAGGCGGTATACCGGCTTAAGCTGTAA
- a CDS encoding LysR family transcriptional regulator, which produces MNIDNIEAFVYINHYGSFNKAAEVLYISQPTVTARIQSLERELDCKVFDRLGKQVHLTDKGKQFLPYAQQILQVYQSGKHQLQAKGHIPNELRIGSTVSVSNYLMPQLLHRLKQKYPHITIKLTTASTDLLIDKLKAKEIDLAFIRKVVNPAIQTYPFCEDPISLYVHAGHHLAKSGHATLQDIRFETLVFFECGSLDWMRLHRVFESMEQPPNIEYHVDNLETAKKLVLKQAGICFLPALSVQEEVAAGTLIRVDIAETEGISLRTSLISLNGENAEFIETLLEAAPGKVDNRLIV; this is translated from the coding sequence GTGAATATCGATAATATTGAGGCCTTTGTCTACATCAACCACTATGGAAGCTTCAATAAAGCGGCCGAGGTGCTGTACATTTCGCAGCCGACGGTAACAGCCCGTATTCAATCGCTGGAGCGGGAGCTGGATTGCAAGGTGTTCGACCGTCTGGGCAAGCAGGTTCATCTGACGGATAAAGGCAAGCAGTTCCTGCCGTACGCCCAGCAGATTCTCCAGGTGTATCAGAGCGGCAAGCATCAGCTTCAGGCCAAAGGCCATATTCCGAATGAGCTGCGGATCGGCAGCACTGTATCGGTGTCCAACTATCTGATGCCGCAGCTGCTGCACCGGCTGAAACAGAAATATCCGCATATCACGATCAAGCTGACAACGGCTTCAACCGATCTGCTGATTGATAAGCTGAAGGCAAAGGAAATCGATCTCGCTTTTATCCGCAAGGTAGTCAATCCGGCAATTCAGACGTACCCGTTCTGCGAGGACCCTATTTCGCTGTACGTGCATGCAGGGCATCATCTGGCCAAAAGCGGACATGCAACGCTGCAGGATATCCGCTTTGAGACGCTGGTGTTTTTTGAATGCGGCTCCCTGGACTGGATGCGGCTGCACCGCGTATTCGAGAGCATGGAGCAGCCGCCCAATATTGAATACCACGTGGATAATCTGGAGACGGCGAAAAAGCTTGTGCTTAAGCAGGCAGGAATCTGCTTTTTGCCGGCGCTGAGCGTGCAGGAGGAAGTGGCGGCGGGAACGCTGATCAGAGTGGATATTGCGGAGACGGAGGGGATTTCCCTGCGGACCAGCCTGATCTCCCTGAACGGGGAGAACGCGGAGTTTATTGAAACGCTGCTGGAGGCAGCCCCGGGTAAGGTGGATAATCGACTAATTGTATAG
- a CDS encoding GNAT family N-acetyltransferase, with translation MSKEVIIRDAIDSDRDAIAGVLLDAYSQYSAYLPEAFWLEYRDSILASVQGDAPAARIVAEIDQQIAGSMLLFTSSEAAYGRPELGINAPILRLLAVSTAARGRGIATLLIGEAVRRSREQGAAALHLHTSDMMASAIKLYEHLGFTRAYETDIMNGETLVKGYRLDLLSAPAHEVNQPLSATGL, from the coding sequence ATGTCAAAAGAAGTGATTATCCGCGACGCAATAGATAGCGACCGGGATGCCATTGCGGGGGTCCTGCTGGATGCCTACAGCCAATACTCCGCTTATTTACCTGAAGCCTTTTGGCTGGAATACCGTGATTCCATCCTGGCTTCTGTTCAAGGGGATGCACCGGCTGCCCGGATCGTTGCCGAGATTGATCAGCAGATTGCCGGCAGCATGCTGCTGTTCACCTCGTCGGAGGCCGCCTACGGCAGGCCCGAGCTTGGCATAAATGCCCCTATCCTCCGCCTGCTTGCCGTTTCTACTGCCGCCCGCGGCCGCGGAATTGCCACGCTGCTGATTGGGGAAGCCGTTCGCAGATCCCGTGAACAAGGCGCTGCCGCCCTCCACCTCCACACCTCCGACATGATGGCCTCTGCCATTAAGCTCTATGAGCATCTGGGCTTTACACGCGCCTATGAGACGGATATTATGAACGGCGAAACACTGGTCAAAGGCTACCGCCTGGACCTGCTATCCGCGCCTGCACATGAAGTTAATCAGCCGCTGTCAGCGACAGGGTTATGA
- a CDS encoding serine hydrolase domain-containing protein → MNGLRLKDSFTAFNDSSPGIGAIANLKGKIVYQDTFGLASCEHRIPLQLNSVFNLASVSKPFTGMAILQLMERGELCAKDKLNRFVPELRHYAGEVTISELAHHSAGFTDYNDLLWQKARQNALHSDNAEILSLLTQQKQLRFTPGSAFEYSNSNYVLLALIIERVTGLSLRDYLKQYIFGVTGMENTTVFNEEQPVISNRAYGYERYGESWKCNYADTFATGAANVFSTLEDMKKWDDALYGNLLLGEEAQRAIFTPGLDSSGKPLTEFWGGYSYG, encoded by the coding sequence ATGAACGGCTTGCGACTCAAGGATTCTTTTACAGCGTTTAATGACAGCAGCCCCGGAATCGGTGCGATCGCTAACTTAAAAGGGAAAATAGTCTATCAGGATACCTTCGGTCTCGCGAGCTGTGAACATAGGATACCACTGCAATTGAACAGTGTATTTAACCTGGCCTCAGTCTCGAAGCCGTTTACCGGCATGGCTATCCTCCAGCTTATGGAACGGGGCGAGCTTTGCGCCAAGGACAAGCTGAACCGGTTTGTACCGGAGCTCCGGCATTATGCAGGGGAGGTCACAATCAGTGAGCTGGCCCACCATTCGGCAGGTTTCACAGACTACAATGATCTTTTGTGGCAAAAAGCGCGCCAGAACGCACTTCACTCAGACAACGCCGAGATTCTCAGCTTACTTACACAGCAGAAGCAGCTCCGTTTCACTCCGGGCAGTGCTTTTGAATACTCTAACTCCAACTATGTGCTGCTGGCGCTGATTATTGAGCGGGTAACAGGCTTGTCTTTACGGGACTATCTGAAGCAATATATATTCGGGGTCACTGGTATGGAGAACACTACGGTCTTCAATGAAGAGCAGCCGGTTATTTCTAACCGGGCCTACGGATATGAAAGGTACGGAGAGAGCTGGAAATGCAATTACGCGGATACGTTCGCCACTGGTGCGGCGAATGTCTTTTCTACCTTGGAGGATATGAAAAAGTGGGATGATGCACTATACGGGAATCTGCTGCTGGGTGAGGAGGCACAGCGCGCTATTTTTACTCCCGGCCTGGACTCATCTGGCAAGCCTTTAACCGAATTTTGGGGCGGCTACAGCTACGGATGA